One window of Microaerobacter geothermalis genomic DNA carries:
- a CDS encoding phosphate propanoyltransferase, which produces MHNKIPVGISNRHVHLSKEHLSLLFGPNYELTIKKPLSQPGQYAAEETVTLIGPKGTITNVRILGPVRGTTQVEISRTDSFVLGVNPPVRDSGNVKDSASIIIRGPEGQVEIEEGVILAARHIHFHTSDGEKFGVIDKDRVRIKVEGERGVIFENVLCRVHDTYALEMHVDTDEANASGLKNGDFVEIIS; this is translated from the coding sequence ATGCACAACAAAATTCCAGTAGGTATTTCCAATCGGCACGTTCACTTGTCTAAAGAGCATTTATCATTGCTGTTTGGACCTAATTATGAACTGACAATAAAAAAACCTCTATCGCAACCGGGTCAATATGCAGCAGAAGAAACCGTTACTTTAATTGGACCAAAAGGGACAATTACAAACGTTCGCATATTAGGCCCTGTAAGAGGAACGACTCAAGTTGAAATTTCCAGAACCGATAGCTTCGTGTTGGGAGTAAATCCACCTGTTAGAGATTCCGGAAATGTCAAGGACTCGGCATCGATCATCATCAGGGGTCCTGAGGGTCAGGTCGAAATTGAAGAAGGGGTCATTTTGGCCGCGAGGCATATTCATTTTCATACCAGCGACGGTGAAAAATTCGGAGTAATAGATAAGGACAGGGTTAGAATAAAAGTGGAAGGTGAAAGAGGAGTTATTTTTGAAAATGTTCTTTGCCGTGTCCATGATACCTATGCCCTTGAAATGCATGTGGATACAGATGAAGCCAATGCTTCTGGATTAAAAAATGGCGATTTTGTGGAGATTATTAGTTAA
- a CDS encoding 2-oxoacid:acceptor oxidoreductase subunit alpha produces MINQLSWKVGGQQGEGIDSTGEIFAIALNRLGYYLYGYRHFSSRIKGGHTNNKIRVSTKPLQSVSDHLDILVAFDQETIDINAKELRSGGVIIADSKFEPTIPSNMDVRLFAVPITQIAEELGTSLMKNMVAVGVSGALLGLPVESFKEVVEELFQRKGQKVVDKNMEAIARGAQYIHTEVGGSLPEFQLEKADGKKRLFMIGNDAIALGAVAAGCRFMPAYPITPASEIMEYLIKKLPQFGGTVIQTEDEIAAATMAIGANYGGVRAMTASAGPGLALMMEAIGLSGMTETPLVIVNTQRGGPSTGLPTKQEQSDLNAMIYGTHGEIPKVVIAPSTVEECFYDTIEAFNIAEEFQCPVIILSDLVLSLGKQTVEPLDYERIEIRRGKLILDKEVQANEGSMFKRYELTEDGISPRVIPGTKNGIHHVTGVEHGETGSPSESPVNRKAMMEKRLKKLNMLNFKEPIYANAPYDDADILIVGFGSTRGTINEAKARLEQDGYKVNHAQVRLIAPFPAQEIKELMSKAKKVVVVENNATGQLSNQIKLHVGMVEKIENILKYDGNPFLPSEIYNRCKGLI; encoded by the coding sequence ATGATTAATCAACTTTCATGGAAAGTTGGCGGTCAACAGGGCGAGGGGATAGATAGTACAGGAGAAATCTTCGCCATTGCGTTGAACCGTCTCGGGTATTATCTGTATGGATATCGTCACTTTTCGTCGCGCATTAAAGGAGGACATACCAATAACAAAATTCGTGTAAGCACCAAGCCGTTGCAATCTGTGTCTGATCATCTTGACATTTTAGTTGCTTTTGACCAAGAAACCATTGATATAAATGCAAAAGAGCTTCGTTCTGGCGGAGTGATTATCGCAGACTCTAAGTTTGAGCCTACGATTCCATCTAATATGGATGTTAGGCTCTTTGCTGTACCCATTACACAAATCGCTGAAGAGTTAGGCACTTCACTCATGAAAAACATGGTAGCCGTAGGGGTTTCTGGTGCCTTATTGGGATTACCCGTTGAGTCTTTTAAAGAAGTTGTTGAAGAGTTGTTTCAACGAAAAGGGCAAAAAGTGGTTGATAAAAATATGGAAGCCATTGCTCGGGGAGCCCAATATATTCATACAGAAGTTGGCGGTTCGCTTCCTGAATTTCAATTGGAGAAGGCGGATGGCAAGAAGCGTCTGTTTATGATCGGTAACGATGCGATCGCACTGGGAGCTGTTGCAGCCGGGTGCCGATTTATGCCTGCCTACCCTATTACGCCGGCATCAGAAATTATGGAATACCTGATTAAAAAATTACCTCAATTTGGAGGAACGGTCATCCAAACAGAAGATGAAATCGCTGCTGCAACTATGGCTATTGGAGCCAATTATGGTGGTGTAAGAGCAATGACTGCTTCTGCAGGGCCTGGATTAGCCCTGATGATGGAAGCAATTGGATTGTCTGGTATGACAGAAACTCCATTGGTAATCGTAAATACTCAGCGTGGTGGTCCAAGTACTGGACTTCCGACGAAACAGGAACAAAGTGATTTAAATGCCATGATTTATGGAACGCATGGTGAGATTCCAAAGGTAGTAATTGCTCCAAGTACCGTAGAGGAGTGTTTTTATGATACCATTGAAGCATTTAATATTGCCGAAGAATTCCAATGTCCTGTCATCATTCTTTCTGATCTGGTTCTTTCCCTCGGAAAACAAACAGTTGAACCATTAGATTATGAACGCATTGAAATTCGCAGGGGAAAATTAATTTTGGATAAAGAAGTACAAGCCAATGAAGGTTCCATGTTTAAGCGCTACGAATTAACTGAAGATGGAATTTCCCCAAGGGTGATTCCCGGTACGAAAAATGGAATTCACCATGTTACAGGTGTAGAGCATGGTGAAACCGGTTCTCCGTCGGAAAGCCCGGTTAATCGTAAGGCAATGATGGAAAAACGATTGAAAAAATTAAATATGTTAAACTTTAAGGAACCTATTTATGCCAATGCTCCATATGATGATGCTGATATCCTTATCGTAGGTTTTGGTTCTACCCGTGGAACGATTAACGAAGCAAAGGCCCGGTTGGAACAGGATGGTTATAAGGTTAATCATGCCCAAGTCCGGCTGATTGCACCTTTTCCTGCACAGGAAATCAAGGAGTTAATGAGTAAGGCCAAAAAAGTGGTTGTGGTTGAAAATAATGCAACAGGTCAACTTTCCAATCAAATCAAGCTTCATGTCGGAATGGTAGAAAAGATTGAAAATATCTTAAAGTATGATGGAAATCCGTTCCTGCCTTCTGAAATTTATAATCGGTGTAAGGGGCTGATATAA
- a CDS encoding 2-oxoacid:ferredoxin oxidoreductase subunit beta, translating into MATFKDFRNHIKPNWCPGCGDFSVQAAIQRAAANVGLEPENFALISGIGCSGRISGYVNAYGFHGIHGRALPIAQGVKMANRDLTVVAAGGDGDGFAIGLSHTIHAIRRNIDITYIVMDNQIYGLTKGQTSPRSQVGFVTKSTPKGSIESPLAPIEMALTAGAGFVAQSFSSDLKELTELIELGMRHKGFSFINVFSPCVTFNKINTYDWFKENLVSINSIEGYNPSDRIQAMKTVMEHNGLITGLIYQDKEKPSYQNRVVGYAEEPLAYKDLKITEEQFSSLIKEFM; encoded by the coding sequence ATGGCTACTTTTAAAGATTTTAGAAATCATATTAAACCCAATTGGTGTCCAGGCTGTGGTGATTTTTCTGTTCAGGCTGCCATTCAAAGAGCGGCTGCAAACGTTGGCCTAGAGCCGGAAAATTTTGCATTGATTTCAGGAATTGGTTGCTCCGGACGTATTTCCGGATACGTAAATGCCTACGGATTTCACGGTATTCATGGACGAGCCCTTCCTATTGCCCAGGGCGTAAAAATGGCAAATCGCGATTTGACCGTGGTAGCTGCTGGTGGTGACGGCGACGGCTTTGCCATTGGTTTAAGCCATACGATCCATGCCATTCGCAGAAATATTGATATTACCTATATTGTGATGGACAATCAAATATACGGATTAACGAAGGGACAAACCTCTCCAAGGAGTCAGGTGGGATTTGTCACCAAAAGTACGCCAAAGGGTTCCATTGAATCCCCCCTTGCGCCAATCGAAATGGCTTTAACGGCAGGTGCAGGTTTTGTTGCCCAAAGCTTTTCCAGCGATCTAAAAGAGCTTACTGAATTGATTGAATTGGGAATGAGGCATAAAGGATTTTCCTTTATCAATGTATTTAGTCCATGTGTGACTTTCAATAAAATCAACACATACGATTGGTTTAAGGAAAATCTTGTTTCCATTAACTCCATTGAGGGTTATAATCCATCAGACAGAATCCAGGCCATGAAAACCGTAATGGAACATAATGGACTGATTACTGGCTTGATTTATCAAGACAAAGAAAAGCCTTCCTATCAAAATCGAGTGGTTGGTTATGCTGAAGAACCCTTGGCTTATAAGGATCTGAAAATAACTGAAGAACAATTCTCTTCATTAATAAAAGAATTTATGTGA
- a CDS encoding DUF542 domain-containing protein — MNITKETVINDIIEANSNAMALLNQFNIDTCCGTFNTLEQGAKQANADVEEVIKKLKEIF; from the coding sequence ATGAACATTACCAAAGAAACGGTGATTAACGACATTATTGAAGCTAATTCTAACGCTATGGCATTGTTAAACCAATTTAATATTGATACTTGCTGTGGAACTTTCAATACATTGGAACAGGGAGCAAAGCAGGCAAACGCTGATGTGGAAGAAGTAATCAAGAAACTAAAGGAAATTTTTTAA
- the miaB gene encoding tRNA (N6-isopentenyl adenosine(37)-C2)-methylthiotransferase MiaB, with protein sequence MTKTKDFDKYFIGPNLKEAKKRGKEETQILHFDPIPEDMQRIGEGKTYLLRTYGCQMNEHDSETIAGMLEQMGYTPTEDEHLADVILFNTCAVRENAEDKVFGELGRLKPLKLEKPELILGICGCMSQEEAVVNRILTKYQHVDLIMGTHNIHRFPHLLRNALFSKEMVVEVWSKEGDIVENLPKVRQDGLKAWVNIMYGCDKFCTYCIVPYTRGKERSRHPRDIIQEVRNLASKGYREVTLLGQNVNAYGKDLKDVNYGFGDLLDDIRKIDIPRVRFTTSHPRDFDDHLIEVLAKGGNLVEHIHLPVQSGSTVVLKKMARKYTREEYLELVNKIKSAIPNVVLTTDIIVGFPGETEDDFQDTLSLVREVEYDAAYTFIYSPRHGTPAYEMKDDIPEEIKKDRLQRLMDLQNSISRKKNDALKNQVVEVLVEGVSKNNPEMLSGRTRTNKLVNFKGNEKDIGKLVQVKITEPKTWTLKGEAITRVEV encoded by the coding sequence ATGACGAAAACAAAGGATTTTGATAAATATTTTATCGGACCTAATTTAAAGGAAGCAAAAAAACGAGGGAAAGAAGAAACACAAATCCTACATTTTGATCCAATTCCGGAAGATATGCAACGAATTGGAGAAGGGAAAACTTACCTTCTTCGAACATATGGCTGTCAAATGAATGAACATGATAGTGAAACGATTGCCGGAATGTTGGAACAAATGGGGTATACCCCTACTGAAGATGAACATCTTGCTGATGTGATACTTTTTAATACCTGTGCCGTCCGTGAAAACGCTGAAGATAAAGTCTTTGGCGAGTTGGGACGGCTAAAACCATTGAAGCTAGAAAAACCTGAATTGATCCTTGGAATCTGCGGGTGCATGTCTCAGGAAGAAGCGGTTGTTAATCGCATTTTAACCAAGTATCAGCATGTTGACTTAATTATGGGTACCCACAATATTCATCGTTTTCCTCATCTACTTAGAAACGCTTTATTCTCTAAAGAGATGGTCGTTGAAGTCTGGTCTAAAGAAGGAGATATCGTAGAAAATCTGCCCAAAGTCCGTCAAGATGGATTAAAGGCATGGGTGAACATCATGTATGGTTGCGATAAATTTTGCACTTATTGTATTGTTCCCTATACTAGGGGGAAAGAGAGAAGCCGACATCCCCGAGATATCATTCAGGAAGTGCGCAACCTTGCCAGTAAGGGATATAGGGAAGTTACTCTCTTGGGTCAAAATGTAAATGCTTATGGAAAAGATTTGAAAGATGTAAATTACGGTTTTGGCGATCTCTTGGATGACATTCGAAAGATTGATATTCCAAGGGTTCGTTTTACCACCAGTCACCCTAGGGATTTTGATGATCACTTAATCGAAGTGCTGGCTAAAGGCGGTAATCTTGTGGAGCATATTCATCTCCCCGTTCAATCCGGAAGCACTGTTGTTTTAAAGAAAATGGCCCGAAAATATACAAGAGAAGAATATTTGGAATTGGTTAATAAAATAAAATCAGCCATCCCTAATGTGGTATTGACCACCGATATCATCGTAGGGTTCCCAGGTGAAACCGAAGATGACTTCCAGGATACTTTGTCCCTGGTTCGTGAAGTAGAGTATGATGCAGCCTATACATTTATATACTCTCCCAGACATGGAACGCCTGCCTATGAGATGAAAGATGATATTCCCGAAGAAATAAAAAAAGATCGGCTTCAACGTTTGATGGATTTACAGAATTCCATCAGCCGCAAAAAAAATGATGCCCTGAAAAATCAAGTGGTTGAGGTACTAGTTGAAGGAGTCAGCAAAAATAATCCAGAAATGCTATCCGGAAGAACCCGTACAAATAAATTGGTCAATTTTAAAGGGAATGAAAAAGATATCGGGAAATTAGTACAAGTTAAAATTACTGAGCCAAAAACTTGGACTCTTAAGGGAGAAGCAATAACAAGGGTGGAGGTTTAA
- a CDS encoding MBL fold metallo-hydrolase — MKLTVLGYQSPIPGPGGATPGYLIETGRGALLLDCGSGVISQLMKVFDPELLDGVILSHLHFDHITDIHILKYVMMMAATQGKRKKPLPIYAPNYPTDIFKQLFYRYFSLHPIDQNSTLRLIGLDISFLQTDHPIPCLAVKLTDHRKTILYGADTGPGTPWFPFANHPDLFIVESTYLNKNKPPVLKGHLTAEEAAKTGSRMGTKKLLLTHLFHQYTYDEVMKEASPYFDGEIYIAEIGLTINL, encoded by the coding sequence ATGAAATTAACAGTATTGGGGTATCAATCCCCCATTCCTGGACCTGGAGGAGCTACTCCAGGTTATTTGATTGAAACAGGAAGGGGGGCCTTATTACTTGATTGCGGAAGCGGCGTGATTTCTCAGCTAATGAAGGTTTTTGACCCTGAATTGCTGGATGGGGTGATTTTATCCCACCTTCATTTTGATCATATCACAGATATTCATATCTTGAAATATGTGATGATGATGGCAGCCACTCAGGGAAAAAGGAAAAAACCATTACCTATTTATGCGCCAAATTATCCGACAGATATTTTTAAACAATTGTTTTATCGCTATTTTAGCTTGCATCCAATTGATCAGAATTCAACATTGCGTCTCATTGGTTTGGATATTTCATTCCTTCAGACGGATCATCCTATTCCTTGCCTTGCGGTGAAATTAACGGATCATAGGAAAACTATCCTGTACGGAGCAGATACAGGACCTGGTACACCTTGGTTTCCATTTGCCAACCATCCTGATCTGTTCATAGTGGAATCAACCTACTTGAACAAAAATAAACCGCCAGTTCTGAAGGGGCATTTAACTGCCGAGGAAGCGGCTAAAACAGGTTCTCGAATGGGAACCAAAAAGCTATTACTCACCCATTTATTCCATCAATATACTTATGATGAAGTGATGAAAGAAGCTTCCCCCTATTTCGACGGGGAGATCTACATCGCAGAAATCGGGTTGACAATCAATCTATAA